From the genome of Chloroflexota bacterium:
TGCTGGTGGAGACCGCCAAGAAACTGGAGATTCCGTACCAGGTGGAACCCCTGCCGCGAGGGTCCGGAACCGACGCCTGGGCCATGCAGGTGTCCCGCGAGGGCGTTCCCACCGGCGTCATCGGCGTGCCCCTGCGCTACATGCACACGCCCGTGGAGACGGTGTGCGTCGCGGACATTGAGCGCGCGGGCAGGCTGCTGGCGGCCTTCATCGCCGGCCTTGACGAATCCACCATGGAGCAACTGACGCCACGCCTGGACGCTGACGGATAGCGCAGGCCGAAGTGGAGGGAGATGTGACGCTTCTGAAAGAACTGTCTGAGGCCCGCGGCGTTTCGGGACGCGAGGGCGAAATCCGTTCTATCCTGTTCCGACATGTCCGCGAGTACATAGACGAGCACCGCGTGGATGCGCTGGGGAACCTCATCGTCGTGCGGAAGGCGCGCGTGTCGGCTGCCACGCCCGTGCCCCGCAAGGTGATGCTGGCCGCCCACATGGACGAGGTCGGGCTGATGATCACCGAGATCGCCAAGAACGGGCTGTTGCGGTTTCAGCCTTCGGGCGGCATTGACCCGCGCCTGCTCCTGGCGAAGAAAGTGCTCGTCGGTGACAACAAGGTGCCCGGCGTCATCGGTGTCAAACCCATCCACAAACTCAAGGCCGAGGAGATGAATCAGGTCTTGAAGTACGAACAGATGGCGATTGACATCGGCGTTACCAGCCAGTCGGCGGCCGAAGGCCTCACCCACGTGGGCGACTACGCCACGTTTGACACGGCCTACGAGGAACTGGGGCCTTTCGCCAAGGGCAAGGCCTTTGACGACCGCGCCGGCTGCGCCGTCCTGGTAGAAATCCTGAAGGCGGACTACCCGTTTGACCTGTACGCCGTGTTCACCGTGCAGGAGGAAGTCGGGCTTCGCGGCGCGCGCGTTGCCGCCTACAGCGTGGAACCCGACTGCGCCATCGCGCTGGAAGGCACCATCGCCGACGACGTGCCCAAGAAGAAGGATGTCAGCCCGACCAGCCGACTGGGCGGAGGCCCCGTGCTCACGGTGATGGACCGCTCCTTCATTGCGCATCCCGGCATGCTCCGCCACGCCATCTCCGTGGCCGAGAAGCGCGGCATCCCGTACCAATTCAAGCAGCCCGGCATCGGAGGGACCGACGCGGGGGCGATTCACCTCACCCGCGAGGGCATTCCCTCGCTCACCATCGCCGTCCCGTGCCGCTATATCCATTCGCCGGTGGCGCTGCTCTACCTGCAGGACTTTGAGCACACGGTGAACCTGGTGCGCGAAACGCTGCGCACGTTGACTCTGGACATCATTCGCCCCGAATCTTAGGCGGCCCAAGGAGGCAAATCTGTGAAAGAACTCGTGAAGAAACTGACGGAAGCCTACGGCCCTTCCGGTTTTGAGGGGCAGGTGCGGGCGCTCATTACCGCCGAGGTCCAAGGCGTCGCCGACGAGGTGCGCACCGACGGCATGGGCAACCTGTTCGTGCTGAAGAAGGGGCGCGATAGCCGCCATCGGGCGCTGGTGGCCGCCCACATGGACGAGATCGGCGTCATGGTAACGCACATTGACAAGGACGGGTTCGCCCGATTCACCCGCATCGGCGGGGTGCGGCCTCTGGGCCTGCCGGGCGCGCGGGTCGTGTTCGCCAGCGGAATCACCGGCGGCATTGGGCTGGAGAAACTGGAAGACCGCACCAAGATTCCCGACATGGACAAGATGTTCATTGATGTCGGCGCGAAAGACAAGGAGTCGTGCCCCGTCAAGGTGGGCGACGCGGCCACGTTTTG
Proteins encoded in this window:
- a CDS encoding M42 family metallopeptidase, with product MTLLKELSEARGVSGREGEIRSILFRHVREYIDEHRVDALGNLIVVRKARVSAATPVPRKVMLAAHMDEVGLMITEIAKNGLLRFQPSGGIDPRLLLAKKVLVGDNKVPGVIGVKPIHKLKAEEMNQVLKYEQMAIDIGVTSQSAAEGLTHVGDYATFDTAYEELGPFAKGKAFDDRAGCAVLVEILKADYPFDLYAVFTVQEEVGLRGARVAAYSVEPDCAIALEGTIADDVPKKKDVSPTSRLGGGPVLTVMDRSFIAHPGMLRHAISVAEKRGIPYQFKQPGIGGTDAGAIHLTREGIPSLTIAVPCRYIHSPVALLYLQDFEHTVNLVRETLRTLTLDIIRPES